A region from the Sandaracinus amylolyticus genome encodes:
- a CDS encoding alpha/beta fold hydrolase, with the protein MSTLEVATHAPNRSVEIGGRSLAYRTIGEGKPIVLCNRFRGVMDDWDPLFLASLADRGFRVVWFDYSGLGLSTGERTYDPSKMARDPRDLVEALDLRDVVIAGWSLGGMAAQVLFATHPERVSHVVLLGTTPPGPLVKLAEQLFFDTAALDTYGIEEETILFFEPRDPKSREAAKRSAARIAARTEARSPRVPTAWAASTLSGPRSPIFPAPAVLAALQTTTIPVLHVAGDHDIIFPVENWYALNQQLPTTQLLTYPRAGHGPHHEHPEATAEHVASFVRSTAR; encoded by the coding sequence ATGAGCACGCTCGAGGTCGCCACCCATGCACCCAATCGCTCCGTCGAGATCGGCGGTCGCTCGCTCGCGTACCGCACGATCGGCGAGGGCAAGCCGATCGTCCTCTGCAACCGCTTCCGCGGCGTGATGGACGACTGGGATCCGCTCTTCCTCGCGTCGCTCGCGGATCGCGGCTTCCGCGTGGTGTGGTTCGACTACTCGGGCCTCGGCCTGTCGACCGGCGAGCGCACCTACGATCCGTCGAAGATGGCGCGCGATCCCCGCGACCTCGTCGAGGCGCTCGATCTGCGCGACGTCGTGATCGCGGGATGGTCGCTCGGCGGGATGGCCGCGCAGGTGCTCTTCGCGACGCACCCCGAGCGAGTGAGCCACGTCGTCCTGCTCGGGACCACGCCGCCCGGGCCGCTCGTGAAGCTCGCCGAGCAGCTGTTCTTCGACACCGCGGCGCTCGACACCTACGGCATCGAGGAGGAGACGATCCTCTTCTTCGAGCCGCGCGATCCGAAGAGCCGCGAGGCGGCGAAGCGCTCGGCCGCGCGCATCGCGGCGCGCACCGAGGCGCGGAGCCCGAGGGTCCCGACCGCGTGGGCCGCGTCGACGCTCTCGGGTCCGCGCAGCCCGATCTTCCCGGCGCCCGCGGTGCTCGCCGCGCTGCAGACCACGACGATCCCGGTGCTCCACGTGGCCGGCGATCACGACATCATCTTCCCGGTCGAGAACTGGTACGCGCTCAACCAGCAGCTCCCGACGACGCAGCTCCTCACGTACCCGCGCGCCGGCCACGGCCCGCACCACGAGCACCCCGAGGCGACCGCGGAGCACGTCGCGTCGTTCGTGCGCAGCACCGCGCGATGA
- a CDS encoding ATP-binding sensor histidine kinase: MRADGTRVFLTTVTPGAAAHETDQLERVIALRDVLDPAWAAQPLDLLVIDGRPVLVLADPAASPLDALIASRAAGPIDVGAFLRIAIGCARSLAALHARALVHGDVQPASLLVDPESDRVWLARLHRCAPPSDAPRRDLDVPASMLPYVSPERTGRVPSGIDERSDLYSLGVTLYELLAGTVPFAAEDRMELVHAHVARRPPPLEERCEGVPAIVCAIVTTLLAKHPDDRYRSAAALEADLVRCAEAWAQGALEPFPLRSAERVGQLRAADALIGRAREVSALRAALDRVKTTHGTELVLLHGEAGVGKSAIVDALFRSLGSENVLLGAGKFDSHRRDVPYTTLTRALESLVGSALARSDDDVARWRAELGRALGPAGAVLVDLIPGVAPLLAIEGTVTELPPQAAKQRVQAALLRFVGVLARPEHPLVLFLDDLQWLDADTLALLEPIATAGIGPLLLVGSYRDDELPDDHALHRVLASIGEHGGRVASVRVEPLDRRAVHELVATMLGEPGSDSVASRIHEEAGGNPFFAIQLVVALAEQGVLAFDRARGAWALDDARIADRRVGDNVVDLLLRKIGRLPEDAQAALGQLACFGSEVRAKVAAIARGEGETELHVALAPAMRAGLVARRGDAYVFLHDRIQEAAYARIDPDERAEVHVALGRRLADEAPEVTHGELVFEIVDQLGRGAALIESRDERERLASLALVAGRRARAATAYASAKRHLALGDELLDEERWSRDYSLAFDLALLRAECELLTGDRDAAGVRLSTLAGHARGIVDRSRVACLRIAFHAASGMHPQAIAVGLEYLAETGVEWNASPTPADVAQEMRRFWETLGPRKPRDLLQLPRLVDAEWLATLEVLLELSAPALFTNPMLYGLVVGRQANIGLEHGSSDATALAYAHLAVALGAQGQLEPAFALGRLAFDLVEERGFDRFRPRVFMLFGGYVSSFDKNLRWCREIVERAIEAAARTGDVLFGGYAAFHLGTNLLVSAEPLGRADARIVASLEQTIRARLPGLSHVIASQLELVRRLRGLPFDERFPTGDELLRVFEADREKGAIGHRVFQHWMFVMEERAIAGDFAAAIDATTRCEQQIAGISGLEQGEFRFWAALCHLAVCDDVEGAAAAHVAAARRYHTMLETCARHGVETWGCRSALVAAELARVERRDWDAARAYDEAIRLARQHAMFHVAAIASERASAFYAARGLQTSSLAHLRRARESYARWGATVKVRELDRAISARAAPDDAPVARSVDEAHLDIAAVVKLFRAVSGELVLPELVKKLVALALEHAGADRALLLVTDERGALRITASASTEHEGVIARNENAPARADDLPMTIVDYVLRTYEMVVIDDARSAHPFAGDAYLERRACRSVLCLPMMVQGRPSGVLYLENNLAPQAYPSSRTAVLGLLVSQAAVALENARLYADLQRAQLYMSHAERLGRTGSFSLTPSTGETYWSDELFRLLEVEPPADVSKVRVHPDDVPMLSAMFGTARLPEELSFEYRSVLPSGEVRHLAVVARDLSEPGAPQLFAGAARDVTDMRRAEEKLQQTQAALTDATRIASLGELAAAIAHEVNQPIAAIRLDAATCGRWLKAEVPNLEEARGAAARIARAADRASEVVKRLRVLFTQSTGARAPFDLADALSEVLALTRGHTRRAGATVAVHVDDDLPSVMGDRVQVQQVLINLVTNAADATGVRAPGARDVSVTLRRDGDRVAIRVRDNGSGIAPADVRQIFDAFFTTKSGGMGMGLSISRTIVESHGGRLVAEANDDAGTTFSFSLPTS; encoded by the coding sequence GTGCGCGCCGACGGCACGCGGGTGTTCCTCACGACCGTGACCCCGGGCGCGGCGGCGCACGAGACCGATCAGCTCGAGCGGGTGATCGCGCTGCGCGACGTGCTCGATCCCGCGTGGGCGGCGCAGCCGCTCGACCTGCTGGTGATCGACGGACGACCGGTGCTCGTGCTCGCCGATCCCGCGGCATCGCCGCTGGACGCGCTGATCGCGTCGCGCGCTGCGGGCCCGATCGACGTGGGCGCGTTCCTGCGGATCGCGATCGGCTGCGCGCGATCACTCGCGGCGCTGCACGCACGCGCGCTGGTCCACGGCGACGTGCAGCCCGCGAGCCTGCTCGTCGATCCCGAGTCGGACCGGGTGTGGCTCGCGCGGCTGCACCGCTGTGCGCCGCCCTCCGATGCGCCGCGCCGCGACCTCGACGTGCCGGCGTCGATGCTTCCCTACGTGTCGCCCGAGCGCACCGGTCGCGTGCCGAGCGGGATCGACGAGCGGAGCGATCTCTACTCGCTCGGCGTCACGCTGTACGAGCTCCTCGCCGGCACGGTGCCGTTCGCCGCCGAGGATCGCATGGAGCTGGTGCACGCCCACGTCGCGCGGCGACCGCCGCCGCTCGAGGAGCGATGCGAGGGCGTGCCCGCGATCGTGTGCGCGATCGTGACGACGCTGCTCGCGAAGCACCCCGACGATCGGTATCGGAGCGCGGCGGCGCTCGAGGCGGATCTGGTCCGCTGCGCCGAGGCGTGGGCGCAGGGCGCGCTCGAGCCGTTCCCGCTGCGCTCGGCCGAGCGCGTCGGTCAGCTGCGAGCCGCGGACGCGCTGATCGGGCGCGCGCGCGAGGTGAGCGCGCTGCGGGCCGCGCTCGATCGGGTGAAGACCACGCATGGCACGGAGCTCGTGCTGCTCCACGGCGAAGCGGGGGTCGGGAAGTCGGCGATCGTCGACGCGCTGTTCCGATCGCTCGGGAGCGAGAACGTTCTGCTCGGCGCGGGCAAGTTCGACTCGCACCGGCGCGACGTGCCGTACACGACGCTCACGCGCGCGCTCGAGAGCCTCGTGGGCTCGGCGCTCGCGCGATCCGACGACGACGTCGCGCGATGGCGGGCCGAGCTCGGCCGCGCGCTCGGACCGGCGGGCGCGGTGCTCGTCGATCTGATCCCCGGCGTCGCGCCGCTGCTCGCGATCGAAGGCACGGTGACCGAGCTGCCGCCGCAGGCCGCGAAGCAGCGCGTCCAGGCCGCGCTCCTGCGCTTCGTCGGCGTGCTCGCGCGCCCCGAGCACCCGCTCGTGCTCTTCCTCGACGACCTCCAGTGGCTCGACGCGGACACGCTCGCGCTGCTCGAGCCGATCGCCACCGCGGGGATCGGGCCGCTGCTGCTGGTGGGGTCGTACCGCGACGACGAGCTCCCCGACGACCACGCGCTCCATCGCGTGCTCGCGTCGATCGGCGAGCACGGCGGGCGCGTCGCGTCGGTGCGCGTCGAGCCGCTCGATCGCCGCGCAGTGCACGAGCTCGTCGCGACGATGCTGGGCGAGCCGGGCTCGGACTCGGTCGCGTCGCGGATCCACGAGGAAGCGGGCGGAAATCCGTTCTTCGCGATCCAGCTCGTCGTCGCGCTCGCCGAGCAAGGGGTCCTCGCGTTCGATCGCGCGCGCGGCGCGTGGGCGCTCGACGACGCGCGCATCGCGGATCGCCGCGTCGGCGACAACGTGGTCGATCTGCTGCTCCGCAAGATCGGGAGGCTCCCCGAGGACGCGCAGGCGGCGCTCGGACAGCTCGCGTGCTTCGGCAGCGAGGTGCGCGCGAAGGTCGCCGCGATCGCGCGCGGCGAGGGCGAGACCGAGCTGCACGTCGCGCTCGCGCCCGCGATGCGCGCCGGGCTCGTCGCGCGGCGCGGCGATGCGTACGTGTTCCTCCACGACCGCATCCAGGAGGCGGCCTACGCGCGCATCGATCCCGACGAGCGCGCGGAGGTGCACGTCGCGCTCGGCCGTCGCCTCGCCGACGAAGCGCCCGAGGTGACGCACGGCGAGCTCGTGTTCGAGATCGTCGATCAGCTCGGACGAGGCGCGGCGCTGATCGAGAGCCGCGACGAGCGGGAGCGGCTCGCGTCGCTCGCGCTCGTGGCGGGACGTCGCGCACGCGCTGCCACTGCCTACGCGTCGGCGAAGCGACACCTCGCGCTCGGCGACGAGCTGCTCGACGAGGAGCGATGGAGCCGCGACTACTCGCTCGCGTTCGATCTCGCGCTGCTCCGCGCGGAGTGCGAGCTCCTCACGGGCGATCGGGACGCGGCCGGCGTGCGCCTGTCGACGCTCGCCGGGCACGCTCGCGGGATCGTCGACCGCTCGCGGGTCGCGTGCCTCCGCATCGCGTTCCACGCGGCGTCGGGGATGCACCCGCAGGCGATCGCGGTCGGCCTCGAGTACCTCGCGGAGACCGGCGTCGAGTGGAACGCGAGCCCGACCCCGGCGGACGTCGCGCAGGAGATGCGCCGCTTCTGGGAGACGCTCGGTCCGCGCAAGCCACGCGATCTGCTGCAGCTGCCGCGGCTCGTCGACGCCGAGTGGCTCGCGACGCTCGAGGTGCTGCTCGAGCTCTCCGCGCCCGCGCTCTTCACGAACCCGATGCTCTACGGGCTCGTGGTCGGGCGACAGGCGAACATCGGCCTCGAGCACGGGAGCTCCGACGCGACCGCGCTCGCGTACGCGCACCTCGCGGTCGCGCTCGGCGCGCAGGGCCAGCTCGAGCCCGCGTTCGCGCTCGGCCGGCTCGCGTTCGATCTCGTCGAGGAGCGCGGCTTCGACCGGTTCCGACCGCGCGTGTTCATGCTCTTCGGAGGCTACGTCTCGTCGTTCGACAAGAACCTCCGGTGGTGTCGCGAGATCGTCGAGCGCGCGATCGAGGCCGCGGCGCGCACCGGCGACGTGCTCTTCGGCGGCTACGCCGCGTTCCACCTCGGCACGAACCTCCTCGTGAGCGCCGAGCCGCTCGGTCGCGCCGACGCGCGCATCGTCGCCTCGCTCGAGCAGACGATCCGCGCGCGCCTGCCGGGCCTGAGCCACGTGATCGCGTCGCAGCTCGAGCTGGTGCGGAGGCTCCGCGGACTGCCGTTCGACGAGCGCTTCCCGACGGGCGACGAGCTCCTGCGTGTGTTCGAGGCCGATCGCGAGAAGGGCGCGATCGGCCACCGCGTGTTCCAGCACTGGATGTTCGTGATGGAGGAGCGCGCGATCGCCGGCGACTTCGCCGCGGCGATCGACGCGACGACCCGCTGCGAGCAACAGATCGCCGGGATCTCGGGGCTCGAGCAGGGCGAGTTCCGGTTCTGGGCCGCGCTCTGCCACCTCGCGGTGTGCGACGACGTCGAGGGCGCAGCGGCCGCGCACGTCGCGGCGGCGCGTCGGTACCACACGATGCTCGAGACCTGCGCGCGCCACGGCGTCGAGACGTGGGGCTGCCGGAGCGCGCTCGTCGCGGCCGAGCTCGCGCGCGTCGAGCGCCGCGACTGGGACGCGGCGCGCGCGTACGACGAGGCGATCCGTCTCGCGCGGCAGCACGCGATGTTCCACGTCGCCGCGATCGCGTCGGAGCGCGCGTCGGCGTTCTACGCCGCGCGTGGGCTCCAGACGTCGTCGCTCGCGCACCTCCGCCGCGCGCGAGAGAGCTACGCGCGATGGGGCGCGACGGTGAAGGTGCGCGAGCTCGATCGCGCGATCTCGGCGCGCGCGGCGCCCGACGACGCGCCGGTCGCGCGCAGCGTCGACGAGGCTCACCTCGACATCGCCGCGGTGGTGAAGCTCTTCCGCGCGGTCTCGGGCGAGCTCGTGCTGCCGGAGCTCGTGAAGAAGCTCGTCGCGCTCGCGCTGGAGCACGCGGGCGCGGACCGCGCGCTCCTGCTCGTGACCGACGAGCGCGGCGCGCTGCGGATCACCGCGAGCGCGTCGACCGAGCACGAGGGCGTGATCGCACGGAACGAGAACGCACCGGCGCGCGCCGACGACCTGCCGATGACGATCGTCGACTACGTGCTGCGCACCTACGAGATGGTCGTGATCGACGACGCGCGATCGGCGCATCCGTTCGCGGGCGACGCGTACCTCGAGCGCCGCGCGTGTCGATCGGTGCTGTGCCTGCCGATGATGGTGCAGGGCCGTCCGAGCGGCGTGCTCTACCTCGAGAACAACCTCGCGCCGCAGGCCTACCCCTCGTCGCGCACCGCGGTGCTCGGGCTCCTGGTCTCGCAGGCCGCGGTCGCGCTCGAGAACGCGCGGCTCTACGCCGACCTCCAGCGCGCGCAGCTCTACATGAGCCACGCAGAGCGGCTCGGGCGGACCGGCAGCTTCAGCCTCACTCCGTCGACGGGCGAGACGTACTGGTCCGACGAGCTCTTCCGACTGCTCGAGGTCGAGCCGCCCGCCGACGTCTCGAAGGTGCGCGTGCATCCCGACGACGTGCCGATGCTGAGCGCGATGTTCGGCACCGCGCGGCTGCCCGAGGAGCTCTCGTTCGAGTACCGCTCGGTCCTCCCGAGCGGCGAGGTGCGGCACCTCGCGGTGGTCGCGCGCGACCTGAGCGAGCCCGGTGCGCCCCAGCTCTTCGCAGGCGCGGCGCGCGACGTGACCGACATGCGGCGCGCCGAGGAGAAGCTGCAGCAGACCCAGGCCGCGCTCACCGACGCCACGCGCATCGCGAGCCTCGGCGAGCTCGCGGCGGCGATCGCGCACGAGGTGAACCAGCCGATCGCGGCGATCCGGCTCGATGCGGCGACGTGCGGCCGATGGCTGAAGGCCGAGGTGCCGAACCTCGAGGAAGCGCGGGGCGCGGCGGCTCGCATCGCGCGCGCGGCGGATCGGGCGAGCGAGGTCGTGAAGCGACTGCGCGTCCTCTTCACCCAGTCGACGGGCGCGCGCGCACCGTTCGATCTCGCCGATGCGCTGTCCGAGGTGCTCGCGCTCACCCGCGGTCACACGCGCCGCGCCGGCGCGACGGTCGCGGTGCACGTCGACGACGATCTGCCGAGCGTGATGGGCGATCGCGTGCAGGTGCAGCAGGTGCTGATCAACCTCGTGACCAACGCCGCCGACGCGACCGGTGTGCGTGCGCCGGGCGCGCGCGACGTGAGCGTCACGCTGCGGCGAGACGGCGATCGCGTCGCGATCCGCGTGCGCGACAACGGGTCCGGCATCGCGCCCGCGGACGTCCGGCAGATCTTCGACGCGTTCTTCACGACGAAGTCGGGCGGCATGGGCATGGGGCTCTCGATCAGCCGCACGATCGTGGAGAGCCACGGTGGGCGGCTCGTCGCCGAAGCGAACGACGACGCCGGCACGACGTTCTCGTTCTCGCTCCCGACGAGCTAA
- a CDS encoding helix-turn-helix transcriptional regulator: MRETIAHPDDLVTEGREWPEVSVVAMDYRASGSFIAPPLASYVVCTIEGTTSYMAREECHDGVPPHLPDGSAIVNAVGCGGHYVWTGPHRANMVSIAPSVVERAAIEGGLVRPARLSIVPALGVRDPVCEHVVHALAAERRLAPHAMQTLMIETLTSALAIRLVARFNASTTAAERELGGLGARTIAKIDAYVRDSTGPIGLEELAKLAGVSRFHFTRQFKRATGETPMAYVRRLRVERAKELLLATDMSLADVAAHVGFADQSHFTRVFRSVVGTTPARYGERRHRRRDPSGPRSS; encoded by the coding sequence ATGCGCGAGACGATCGCGCATCCCGACGACCTCGTGACCGAGGGCCGCGAGTGGCCGGAGGTCTCGGTGGTCGCGATGGACTACCGAGCGTCGGGCTCGTTCATCGCTCCGCCGCTCGCGAGCTACGTCGTGTGCACGATCGAGGGGACGACCTCGTACATGGCGCGCGAGGAGTGCCACGACGGCGTGCCGCCGCACCTTCCCGACGGCAGCGCGATCGTGAACGCGGTCGGGTGCGGCGGGCACTACGTGTGGACCGGGCCGCACCGCGCGAACATGGTGAGCATCGCGCCGTCGGTGGTGGAGCGCGCGGCGATCGAGGGCGGGCTGGTGCGACCGGCGCGGCTCTCGATCGTGCCGGCGCTCGGCGTGCGCGATCCGGTGTGCGAGCACGTCGTGCACGCGCTCGCGGCGGAGCGTCGGCTCGCGCCGCACGCGATGCAGACGCTGATGATCGAGACGCTCACGAGCGCGCTCGCGATCCGGCTCGTCGCGCGCTTCAACGCGTCGACGACGGCCGCGGAGCGCGAGCTCGGCGGGCTCGGCGCGCGGACCATCGCGAAGATCGACGCGTACGTCCGCGACTCGACCGGTCCGATCGGCCTCGAGGAGCTCGCGAAGCTCGCCGGCGTGAGCCGGTTCCACTTCACGCGGCAGTTCAAGCGCGCGACCGGCGAGACGCCGATGGCCTACGTGCGACGGCTGCGCGTGGAGCGCGCGAAGGAGCTCCTGCTCGCGACCGACATGAGCCTCGCGGACGTCGCGGCGCACGTCGGCTTCGCCGATCAGAGCCACTTCACGCGCGTGTTCCGCTCGGTCGTGGGGACGACACCCGCGCGGTACGGCGAGCGGCGGCATCGTCGGCGCGATCCGTCGGGGCCTCGCTCGAGCTGA
- a CDS encoding alpha/beta fold hydrolase: MPTITTRDGTTIYYRDWGKGQPVLFSHGWPLTGDAWEDQMMLFASNGFRAIAHDRRGHGRSSQPSEGNHMDQYADDLKELIDALDLQKLILIGHSTGGGEVTRYIGRHGTKRVAKLVLVGAVPPIMLKTAAAPGGLPIEAFDAIRKGVADDRSQFYQDLTTPFFGANRPGAKVSQGTRDSFWLQGMMGGLKNQYECIAAFSATDFTQDLARVDVPTLVIHGDDDQIVPFANSANRTVELVKGATLKVYPGGDHGLAQTHKVELGDDLLAFARS, from the coding sequence ATGCCGACGATCACGACCCGCGACGGAACGACGATCTACTACCGCGACTGGGGCAAGGGACAGCCCGTGCTCTTCAGCCACGGCTGGCCGCTCACCGGCGATGCCTGGGAAGACCAGATGATGCTGTTCGCGTCGAACGGCTTCCGCGCGATCGCCCACGACCGACGCGGCCACGGCCGCTCGAGCCAGCCCTCCGAGGGCAACCACATGGATCAGTACGCGGACGATCTGAAGGAGCTGATCGACGCGCTCGATCTCCAGAAGCTGATCCTGATCGGGCACTCGACGGGCGGCGGCGAGGTGACGCGCTACATCGGGCGCCACGGGACCAAGCGCGTCGCGAAGCTCGTGCTCGTCGGCGCGGTCCCGCCGATCATGCTGAAGACCGCGGCGGCGCCCGGTGGGCTGCCGATCGAGGCGTTCGACGCGATCCGCAAGGGTGTCGCGGACGATCGCTCGCAGTTCTACCAGGACCTCACGACGCCGTTCTTCGGCGCGAACCGCCCGGGCGCGAAGGTCTCGCAGGGCACGCGCGACAGCTTCTGGCTGCAGGGGATGATGGGCGGCCTGAAGAACCAGTACGAGTGCATCGCCGCGTTCTCCGCGACCGACTTCACGCAGGACCTCGCGCGCGTCGACGTGCCGACGCTCGTGATCCACGGCGACGACGATCAGATCGTGCCGTTCGCGAACTCGGCGAACCGCACCGTCGAGCTCGTGAAGGGAGCGACGCTGAAGGTCTATCCGGGCGGGGATCACGGGCTCGCCCAGACGCACAAGGTCGAGCTCGGCGACGACCTGCTCGCGTTCGCGCGCTCCTGA
- a CDS encoding protoglobin domain-containing protein, protein MTTIGTTQNTPAAKPTTPPGYRLGDPTLARSPVTLDELDLLRGTLLMGDDDLVHLRLAGEVVRDQIEDILDVWYGFVGANPHLVRYFSNLSDGKPNAEYLARVRARFGQWIVDTTNARYDQAWLDYQHEVGLRHRKPGKNATDGVASVPHIPLRYVLAFVMPLSATMTPFLAKKGHPPETVAKMRDAWTKAVLLTAILWSEPYVKDGEF, encoded by the coding sequence ATGACCACCATCGGAACGACCCAGAACACGCCCGCGGCGAAGCCCACGACACCTCCCGGATATCGCCTCGGCGATCCCACGCTCGCGCGCTCGCCGGTCACGCTCGACGAGCTCGATCTGCTGCGCGGCACGCTGCTCATGGGCGACGACGATCTCGTGCACCTCCGCCTCGCGGGCGAGGTCGTGCGCGATCAGATCGAGGACATCCTCGACGTCTGGTACGGGTTCGTCGGCGCGAACCCGCACCTCGTCCGCTACTTCTCGAACCTCTCGGACGGCAAGCCCAACGCGGAGTACCTCGCGCGCGTCCGCGCGCGCTTCGGGCAGTGGATCGTCGACACGACCAACGCTCGGTACGACCAGGCGTGGCTCGACTACCAGCACGAGGTCGGGCTCCGGCACCGCAAGCCGGGGAAGAACGCGACCGACGGAGTCGCGTCGGTCCCGCACATCCCGCTCCGCTACGTCCTCGCGTTCGTGATGCCGCTCTCGGCCACGATGACGCCCTTCCTCGCGAAGAAGGGCCATCCGCCCGAGACCGTCGCGAAGATGCGCGACGCATGGACGAAGGCGGTGCTGCTCACCGCGATCCTCTGGTCCGAGCCGTACGTGAAGGACGGCGAGTTCTGA
- a CDS encoding PAS domain-containing sensor histidine kinase, which produces MSSIEPIDLARASDAVELSPDAVVVRSPEGRVLAWNPAAHALYGWPASEAIGRVFSELVETDVDGGVATMEAALASSGRWEGQVTRRSVRAEARVLLVRAITRRGEILEIAQDVTEHHRQRTALERSERRYRNLFGAMAASFWELDFSTVGAMLRELTASGVRDLREHLTAHPETLRAMMRATRVLDVNDQTVVLFGRGDKNELLGSVEPFWPEESNGVFLESLLAAMGGRPSYSQETKLRAIDGREIDALFTASFPAETVARGKVVVGIVDITARKRAHDALERSEHRYRHLFHHMPLALWQLDARGTVGVFKAARAAGVTDLAESFDRDPDLLRQCLEGMVVREVNQPTMAMLGGRDPEDFAGSVARFWKTRPDTFRRAMEARYRGEATFQEETQIDTLDGRVIDVLFAVARPGPSSDPTVSLVGIIDISERMRARQQLTRLQSEAAHAARVSMVGELTASIAHEVNQPLAAIALNAAAATRWMGRPEPDLDEVRALLTRVHADAKRAGAVITRIREMVALRAPVRAEIALDAIVDDALLFLGHELRAQQVVVHREPTAARVLADRVLLQQVVVNLIANAVHAMAGRPEGSRRITVRTELDDTRARMTIDDEGPGIPEADLERIFDAFFTTKAQGMGMGLSICRSILDLFDGKIVATNRASGGASMAIVLPRA; this is translated from the coding sequence GTGTCGTCGATCGAGCCGATCGATCTCGCGCGAGCGAGCGATGCAGTGGAGCTCTCGCCGGACGCGGTGGTCGTCCGCTCGCCGGAGGGCCGCGTGCTCGCGTGGAACCCAGCCGCTCATGCGCTCTACGGATGGCCCGCGTCGGAAGCGATCGGGCGCGTGTTCTCCGAGCTCGTCGAGACCGACGTGGACGGTGGGGTCGCGACGATGGAGGCCGCGCTCGCGTCGAGCGGACGCTGGGAGGGCCAGGTCACGCGGCGCAGCGTTCGCGCCGAGGCGCGCGTGCTCCTCGTCCGCGCGATCACGCGCCGCGGGGAGATCCTCGAGATCGCGCAGGACGTCACCGAGCACCATCGCCAGCGCACCGCGCTCGAGCGCAGCGAGCGTCGCTATCGGAACCTCTTCGGCGCGATGGCCGCGTCGTTCTGGGAGCTCGACTTCTCCACGGTCGGCGCGATGCTGCGCGAGCTCACCGCGAGCGGCGTGCGCGATCTGCGCGAGCACCTCACGGCGCACCCCGAGACGCTGCGCGCGATGATGCGCGCCACGCGCGTGCTCGACGTGAACGATCAGACCGTCGTGCTCTTCGGTCGCGGCGACAAGAACGAGCTGCTCGGATCCGTCGAGCCGTTCTGGCCGGAGGAGAGCAACGGCGTGTTCCTCGAGAGCCTGCTCGCCGCGATGGGAGGACGGCCGAGCTACTCGCAGGAGACGAAGCTCCGCGCGATCGACGGGCGCGAGATCGACGCGCTCTTCACCGCGTCGTTCCCCGCGGAGACCGTGGCGCGCGGCAAGGTCGTCGTCGGCATCGTCGACATCACGGCGCGCAAGCGCGCGCACGACGCGCTCGAGCGCAGCGAGCACCGGTATCGCCACCTGTTCCATCACATGCCGCTCGCGCTGTGGCAGCTCGATGCGCGCGGCACGGTCGGCGTGTTCAAGGCGGCTCGCGCCGCCGGCGTGACCGATCTCGCCGAGAGCTTCGATCGCGATCCCGATCTGCTGCGCCAGTGCCTCGAGGGCATGGTGGTGCGCGAGGTGAACCAGCCGACGATGGCGATGCTCGGCGGGCGCGACCCCGAGGACTTCGCGGGCTCGGTCGCGCGGTTCTGGAAGACGCGCCCCGACACGTTCCGCCGCGCGATGGAGGCTCGTTATCGCGGCGAGGCGACGTTCCAGGAGGAGACCCAGATCGACACGCTCGACGGGCGTGTGATCGACGTGCTCTTCGCCGTCGCGCGTCCCGGGCCCTCGAGCGATCCGACGGTGAGCCTCGTGGGCATCATCGACATCTCGGAGCGCATGCGCGCGCGCCAGCAGCTCACGCGCCTCCAGAGCGAGGCGGCGCACGCCGCGCGCGTCTCGATGGTCGGCGAGCTCACCGCGTCGATCGCGCACGAGGTGAACCAGCCGCTCGCCGCGATCGCGCTGAACGCCGCCGCCGCGACGCGCTGGATGGGCCGACCCGAGCCCGACCTCGACGAGGTGCGCGCGCTGCTGACGCGCGTGCACGCGGACGCGAAGCGCGCCGGCGCGGTCATCACTCGCATCCGCGAGATGGTCGCGCTGCGCGCGCCGGTGCGCGCGGAGATCGCGCTCGACGCGATCGTCGACGACGCGCTCCTCTTCCTCGGCCACGAGCTCCGCGCGCAGCAGGTCGTCGTGCACCGCGAGCCCACGGCGGCGCGTGTGCTCGCGGATCGCGTGCTCCTCCAGCAGGTCGTCGTGAACCTGATCGCGAACGCGGTGCATGCGATGGCAGGTCGGCCCGAGGGCTCGCGCCGCATCACCGTGCGCACCGAGCTCGACGACACCCGCGCGCGCATGACGATCGACGACGAGGGGCCCGGCATCCCCGAGGCCGATCTCGAGCGCATCTTCGATGCGTTCTTCACGACCAAGGCCCAGGGGATGGGCATGGGCCTCTCGATCTGTCGATCGATCCTCGATCTCTTCGACGGAAAGATCGTCGCCACCAACCGCGCCTCGGGCGGCGCGTCGATGGCGATCGTGCTCCCGCGCGCCTGA